In Astyanax mexicanus isolate ESR-SI-001 chromosome 17, AstMex3_surface, whole genome shotgun sequence, a single window of DNA contains:
- the psmd5 gene encoding 26S proteasome non-ATPase regulatory subunit 5: MAAAIERLLSEISESEEPIEELRCLSTAVSATPLSALRESLSPEKLGLIFSLLNTSDRQQVKVCVEILGRVLQVLDPVQLAQNCKLELQSGLNHPDDSVKVLGLQQISRVIGHSEGITEMLNSPEVLRDVIRCVGAERIGVAKEAISALSMLSNTKAGLDALFRSDLLKELKDVMGISDVIRYRVYELVVEVSSVSPVSLGYCANSSFISQLLEELTGEDVLVRVTAIEMVTSLAQSQHGRQYLAQQGIMDKISNMITAADSDPFSSFYLPGLVKFFGNLAVMDSPQQVCESYPAFLNMVFTMAMNPDPTQTPVALDTLGLLGGTVEGKQVLHKTGEQFKTVLKRMSLLATDDTTDLRVRSLEAIAQLLTLPLEQQTDDLLLLTESWFSLLSSKPMEMIRNISTQPFPELHCAALRIFTAIACQEWAQRLMMSTPGFAEWVVDRSVGKGKKAKDCKFELVGALLSSSSIREIFGAQNYLKLRAYLDEGPYYVSAVSTVTTEGAD, from the exons ATGGCGGCGGCCATAGAGCGGCTGCTGTCCGAAATCTCGGAGTCGGAGGAGCCGATAGAGGAGCTGAGGTGCCTCAGTACTGCCGTGTCCGCGACCCCGCTGAGCGCGCTGAGAGAGAGCCTGTCCCCGGAGAAGCTGGGGCTCATTTTCTCTCTGCTGAACACCAGCGACAGGCAG CAGGTTAAGGTGTGTGTGGAGATCTTGGGACGTGTCTTGCAGGTGTTGGATCCTGTTCAGTTGGCTCAGAACTGCAAATTAGAGCTGCAGAGTGGGCTGAACCATCCTGATGATTCTGTTAAAGTGCTGGGTCTCCAACAG ATTAGTCGGGTGATTGGCCACTCTGAGGGGATCACAGAGATGCTGAACAGTCCTGAGGTTCTGCGGGATGTAATCCGATGTGTGGGAGCAGAACGTATAGGCGTTGCCAAAGAG GCCATTTCTGCCCTCAGCATGCTGAGTAACACCAAGGCGGGGCTTGATGCTCTCTTCCGCTCCGATTTGCTGAAGGAGCTCAAGGACGTGATGGGCATCAGTGATGTCATCAGATACAGAGTGTATGAG ctGGTTGTGGAAGTGTCCTCTGTATCTCCTGTCTCCCTCGGGTACTGTGCAAACAGTAGCTTCATCTCACAGCTTCTGGAAGAACTGACTGGAGAAGATGTACTTGTCAG AGTGACTGCTATCGAGATGGTCACCAGCTTGGCTCAGAGCCAGCATGGCCGTCAGTACCTCGCCCAGCAAGGCATTATGGACAAGATATCTAACATGATCACAGCTGCAGATTCCGACCCATTCTCCAGCTTCTACCTGCCAG GTCTGGTGAAGTTCTTCGGTAATCTCGCAGTGATGGACAGCCCTCAGCAGGTGTGTGAGAGTTATCCAGCATTCCTCAACATGGTGTTTACCATGGCAATGAACCCTGACCCAACACAGACCCCTGTTGCCCTGGACACGCTTGGATTACTGGGGGGCACCGTGGAGGGCAAACAGGTTCTGCACAAAACAG GTGAACAGTTCAAAACTGTGTTGAAGAGAATGAGTCTGCTGGCAACAGACGATACAACTGATCTCAGAGTGAGGAGTCTGGAGGCCATCGCCCAGTTGCTGACACTACCT TTGGAGCAGCAAACAGATGATCTGCTGTTGCTGACAGAGTCTTGGTTTTCTCTGCTGAGCTCTAAGCCGATGGAGATGATCAGAAACATCAGCACTCAGCCCTTCCCTGAGTTACACTGTGCTGCACTCCGCATCttcact GCAATAGCATGTCAGGAGTGGGCTCAGCGATTAATGATGTCAACACCAGGTTTCGCTGAGTGGGTGGTGGATCGCTCTGTGGGTAAAGGCAAGAAGGCCAAGGACTGTAAGTTTGAGCTTGTGGGGGCGCTGCTGAGCTCGTCCAGCATACGAGAGATTTTCGGGGCTCAAAACTACCTAAAGCTCAGAGCCTACCTGGATGAAGGGCCGTACTACGTCAGCGCAGTGTCCACTGTCACCACTGAGGGAGCGGACTGA